From a single Streptomyces liliifuscus genomic region:
- a CDS encoding 3-isopropylmalate dehydrogenase encodes MSRSLNLAVIPGDGIGQEVVAQGLKVLSAVLPQDVKLETKEFDFGAKRYHATGETLTEADLDALKKHDAILLGAIGDPSVPSGVLERGFLLKLRFAFDHHVNLRPSKLLPGVATPLAGQPEIDFVVVREGTEGPYTGNGGTIRKGTEHEVATEVSVNTAFGVERVVRDAFARAQARPRKKLTLVHKNNVLTFAGHLWTNVFNKVAEEFPEVTTDYIHVDAATIYLVTDPARFDVIVTDNLFGDIITDLAAAVSGGIGVAASGNINPSGEFPSMFEPVHGSAPDIAGQGKADPSATVLSVALLLRHLGHESEAARIEDAVSADLAERVGKPARSTEEIGDALAVRVAG; translated from the coding sequence ATGTCTCGCAGCCTCAATCTCGCAGTGATCCCCGGTGACGGCATCGGCCAGGAAGTCGTGGCCCAAGGCCTGAAGGTCCTCTCGGCCGTCCTTCCGCAGGATGTGAAGCTGGAGACCAAGGAGTTCGACTTCGGCGCCAAGCGCTACCACGCGACCGGTGAGACCCTCACCGAGGCCGACCTCGACGCCCTGAAGAAGCACGACGCCATCCTGCTCGGCGCGATCGGTGACCCGAGCGTGCCGTCCGGTGTCCTGGAGCGCGGCTTCCTGCTCAAGCTCCGCTTCGCCTTCGACCACCACGTCAACCTGCGTCCGTCGAAGCTCCTTCCGGGTGTCGCCACCCCGCTCGCCGGCCAGCCGGAGATCGACTTCGTCGTGGTCCGCGAGGGCACCGAGGGCCCGTACACGGGCAACGGCGGCACCATCCGCAAGGGCACCGAGCACGAGGTCGCCACCGAGGTCTCCGTGAACACGGCCTTCGGTGTGGAGCGCGTCGTCCGTGACGCCTTCGCCCGTGCCCAGGCCCGCCCGCGCAAGAAGCTCACGCTGGTCCACAAGAACAACGTGCTGACCTTCGCGGGTCACCTGTGGACGAACGTCTTCAACAAGGTGGCCGAGGAGTTCCCCGAGGTCACCACGGACTACATCCACGTGGACGCCGCGACGATCTACCTCGTCACGGACCCCGCCCGCTTCGACGTGATCGTCACCGACAACCTCTTCGGCGACATCATCACCGACCTGGCCGCGGCCGTCTCCGGCGGCATCGGTGTCGCCGCGAGCGGGAACATCAACCCGTCCGGCGAGTTCCCGTCGATGTTCGAGCCCGTGCACGGCTCGGCCCCGGACATCGCAGGTCAGGGCAAGGCCGACCCCAGCGCCACCGTCCTGTCCGTCGCCCTCCTGCTGCGCCACCTCGGCCACGAGTCCGAGGCCGCGCGCATCGAGGACGCCGTCTCCGCCGACCTCGCGGAGCGCGTCGGCAAGCCCGCCCGCAGCACCGAGGAAATCGGCGACGCGC